A region of Sneathiella limimaris DNA encodes the following proteins:
- the tilS gene encoding tRNA lysidine(34) synthetase TilS — MPVMDQAIQNRFDRKLAELFQSEKLPQKVAVAVSGGSDSMALALLLKQWCAQNSIHLAALTVDHRLRPEAAAEADLVGQWLKDYQIEHFVLKGSGEAPSKGVQEYARDLRYTLISETCRSQKIDHLFVGHQMEDLQETFLMRLSKGSGLNGLTSLSPLSENYGLQIVRPLLEFQRSELRAYLQNSNQDWIEDPSNENPVFTRTAVGNIQKSLVSLSGATQNSFQLSIKRLSRSNAALEHYVRRFWGECVIVSEFGFFSVSLSNLLKEPDEIIVRVLGGFIQGLRGHQFRVKLSDLEKLLTQFSDKEVSALDFTLSGCRVLLQEDELTFFRERGRTGLEKMVLDEGTDWIWDHRFYVQLGENSLPVQADEKLEIREIGAAGWRQIQEYEIRSEIHDLPVFVRNSLPAVFKGAKVVAAPLFLGGSGQSGIAMTHFEMLFLPLR, encoded by the coding sequence ATGCCTGTTATGGATCAGGCCATTCAAAATCGATTTGATAGAAAACTTGCTGAGCTATTTCAGTCTGAAAAACTGCCGCAAAAAGTAGCTGTGGCAGTATCTGGTGGCTCGGACAGCATGGCGCTCGCTTTACTGCTGAAGCAATGGTGCGCACAAAACTCTATACATCTGGCAGCTTTGACTGTTGATCATCGGCTTCGGCCTGAAGCGGCTGCTGAAGCAGATCTCGTAGGGCAATGGTTGAAAGATTATCAAATAGAGCACTTCGTGCTTAAAGGATCTGGTGAGGCGCCTTCCAAGGGTGTCCAGGAATATGCAAGAGACCTCAGATATACCTTAATTTCTGAGACTTGCCGCAGCCAAAAGATAGATCATCTCTTTGTTGGCCATCAGATGGAAGACTTACAGGAAACTTTCTTGATGCGTCTCTCAAAAGGGAGCGGTCTGAACGGGCTGACGAGTTTGTCACCGCTCAGCGAGAATTATGGTCTGCAAATTGTGAGGCCTCTATTGGAGTTTCAGCGTAGTGAGCTGCGCGCTTACTTGCAAAACAGTAATCAAGACTGGATTGAAGATCCGAGTAATGAGAACCCTGTGTTTACGCGGACAGCAGTTGGGAATATTCAGAAATCATTGGTGTCATTATCTGGCGCGACACAGAATTCATTTCAGCTTTCAATTAAACGGTTAAGTAGATCTAATGCCGCACTTGAACACTATGTGAGACGGTTCTGGGGTGAATGCGTCATTGTTAGTGAGTTTGGTTTTTTTTCAGTATCACTTTCAAATCTGTTGAAAGAGCCAGATGAAATCATCGTGCGGGTGTTAGGGGGTTTTATTCAAGGGCTGAGAGGTCATCAATTTCGAGTGAAACTGTCTGACCTTGAAAAGTTGTTGACTCAATTTTCCGATAAAGAAGTTAGCGCACTGGATTTTACTCTCTCTGGCTGTCGGGTCCTGCTTCAGGAAGATGAGCTGACATTTTTTCGAGAGAGGGGGCGCACTGGTCTGGAAAAAATGGTGCTGGACGAAGGAACCGATTGGATCTGGGATCACCGCTTTTATGTTCAGTTGGGAGAAAATAGCCTGCCAGTGCAAGCAGACGAGAAGCTCGAAATCCGGGAGATTGGGGCGGCAGGTTGGCGACAAATTCAAGAATATGAGATTCGTTCTGAGATTCACGACCTGCCAGTTTTTGTACGGAATAGCCTACCAGCGGTGTTTAAAGGTGCAAAAGTTGTTGCTGCACCCCTGTTTTTGGGGGGATCTGGGCAGTCTGGCATTGCCATGACACATTTTGAAATGCTATTCCTTCCGCTTAGATGA
- the ybgF gene encoding tol-pal system protein YbgF, which translates to MFKAVAVARDFNDNSGKSLLAKLGLLLVASGFVFFISNFPVKAQSSDVQALLDRINRLEADLNSVQRKVFQGVDVPPPASSSSSQPVSGGGEAFAILSARIDALEQEQRRLTGTTEEMNFKLDQMKSRMDKLVLDVDYRLTQIEQQLAGRPANQQSLPVTDPNANQASVSSTLPAPATNQAPSSVAEGGELPKGTQLLGTLPANNEGAPVTGTPATEQSVDLANAQPEELYNHAMGLIRSDDYAGAEQAFLVFLENNKTHSLAGNAQYWLGETYYVRGDYNNAASAFLNGYQSYPDSSKAADNLLKLGMTLGRMDQVKEACATFSQMEKQFKILPSRLKRIAEREKTKFKCT; encoded by the coding sequence ATGTTTAAAGCTGTAGCTGTCGCGCGCGACTTTAATGACAACTCTGGTAAAAGCTTACTTGCCAAGTTGGGACTTTTGCTGGTTGCTTCAGGCTTTGTTTTCTTTATTTCCAATTTTCCCGTAAAAGCGCAAAGCAGTGATGTTCAGGCGCTTCTGGACCGTATCAACCGACTTGAAGCGGACCTGAATTCGGTTCAGCGTAAGGTGTTTCAAGGGGTCGATGTTCCCCCGCCTGCGTCCAGCTCCTCATCACAGCCTGTTTCTGGAGGTGGTGAAGCTTTTGCAATCTTGTCTGCAAGAATTGATGCTCTGGAACAGGAGCAAAGACGTCTTACAGGCACCACTGAGGAAATGAACTTCAAGCTGGATCAAATGAAAAGCCGGATGGATAAACTGGTTTTGGATGTAGATTATCGGCTGACGCAAATTGAACAGCAACTGGCAGGCCGTCCTGCTAATCAGCAATCTCTTCCTGTAACAGACCCGAATGCTAATCAAGCGTCAGTTTCCTCAACTTTGCCAGCTCCAGCAACCAACCAGGCCCCCTCTTCAGTTGCAGAGGGGGGGGAACTTCCCAAAGGCACACAGTTGCTTGGAACATTACCTGCCAACAATGAGGGAGCTCCAGTTACCGGGACACCGGCAACTGAGCAGTCAGTAGATTTAGCAAATGCGCAACCTGAGGAACTCTATAATCATGCAATGGGATTAATCCGAAGTGATGATTATGCTGGTGCTGAACAGGCGTTTCTTGTTTTCCTGGAAAATAACAAAACACATTCTTTGGCCGGAAATGCTCAATACTGGCTTGGGGAGACCTATTACGTTCGCGGCGATTATAACAATGCGGCTTCTGCCTTTCTCAATGGGTATCAAAGTTATCCAGATAGCTCCAAGGCTGCGGATAACCTCTTGAAGCTTGGAATGACTCTGGGACGGATGGATCAGGTCAAGGAAGCATGTGCGACATTTTCGCAGATGGAAAAGCAATTTAAAATTCTGCCGAGCCGTTTAAAACGAATAGCTGAACGTGAAAAAACAAAGTTTAAATGTACTTAG
- the pal gene encoding peptidoglycan-associated lipoprotein Pal, whose amino-acid sequence MRLNLGLKFLSMIAALALVAACETAPTDSGDSSGGGASSQASSGSGSSGSVSSSNSGTSVQPGSQEDLVLNVGDRVFFGFDMYNLTAEARSTIERQAQWLKANPSVTVSVEGHADERGTREYNLALGDRRATAVKNYLVTLGISSSRVDTISYGKERPVALGHNEEAWSQNRRGVMVVN is encoded by the coding sequence ATGCGGCTCAATCTTGGCCTAAAATTCTTGAGTATGATTGCTGCGCTGGCATTGGTCGCAGCCTGTGAAACTGCGCCTACAGATTCCGGTGACAGTTCTGGTGGCGGAGCTTCGTCCCAGGCGAGTTCGGGTTCTGGCTCTAGCGGCTCAGTATCTTCATCAAATAGCGGAACTAGCGTCCAGCCTGGTAGTCAGGAAGATTTGGTTCTTAATGTCGGTGATCGTGTCTTTTTCGGTTTCGACATGTACAATCTGACAGCAGAAGCACGCTCAACAATTGAGCGGCAAGCTCAGTGGTTGAAGGCTAATCCTTCTGTGACTGTTTCTGTTGAAGGTCATGCTGACGAGCGCGGTACACGTGAATACAACTTGGCACTCGGCGATCGCCGGGCAACTGCTGTGAAGAATTACCTCGTTACCTTGGGAATTTCTTCATCACGGGTTGATACAATCTCATACGGTAAAGAGCGTCCAGTTGCTCTTGGTCATAATGAAGAAGCCTGGTCACAAAACCGCCGGGGTGTAATGGTCGTCAACTAA
- the tolB gene encoding Tol-Pal system beta propeller repeat protein TolB yields the protein MFFSHFAKAELTIDITQGNVQPLPVAITDFYSQTEAASIVGQKIADVVRADLERSGLFKPIDPRAFLEKSNDINAIPVFANWRKIDAQGLSIGYVEALPDGQIRVQFRLYDVFAEQYLIGQELTAQPTNWRRVAHKVADAIYKRLTGEEGYFDTRIVYVSESGPANRRVKRLAIMDQDGARHQFLTNGENLVLTPRFSPSQQEITYLSYFNKKPRVYLLNIDTNQQEVLGEFPGMTFAPRFSPSGNQVIMSMAENGNSDIYIMDLRTRAIKRLTRHPGIDTAPSFSPDGTQITFESDRGGRQQLYVMNSDGSNPRRISFGRGNYGTPVWSPRGDLIAFTKLTGGKFSIGVMRTDGSQERILTEGFHNEGPSWAPNGRVLVFFRQIPGKTEAIQDKVRLWSIDLTGYNEQEVLTPRDGSDPAWSPLILD from the coding sequence ATGTTCTTTTCACACTTTGCGAAGGCAGAACTGACTATTGATATTACGCAAGGCAATGTACAACCCTTGCCAGTTGCAATTACTGATTTTTATAGTCAAACAGAAGCAGCCTCGATCGTCGGGCAGAAAATTGCAGATGTGGTCCGTGCTGATCTTGAGCGCTCTGGCTTGTTTAAGCCGATCGACCCCCGCGCATTCTTGGAAAAAAGCAATGACATAAATGCCATTCCAGTTTTTGCAAACTGGCGAAAAATTGATGCACAGGGATTGTCTATTGGATATGTCGAAGCTTTGCCAGATGGTCAGATCCGTGTTCAGTTTCGCCTGTATGATGTGTTTGCAGAGCAGTACTTGATCGGACAGGAACTTACAGCACAACCAACTAATTGGCGCCGGGTGGCTCATAAAGTTGCTGATGCAATTTACAAACGCCTAACAGGTGAAGAAGGGTATTTTGATACCCGTATTGTATATGTTTCTGAAAGTGGTCCTGCCAATCGACGGGTAAAACGCCTTGCAATCATGGATCAGGATGGTGCGCGTCATCAATTTTTGACGAATGGTGAAAACCTTGTGCTAACCCCGCGGTTTTCTCCAAGCCAGCAGGAAATTACGTACTTGTCATATTTTAACAAGAAGCCCCGGGTTTACTTGTTGAATATTGATACTAACCAGCAAGAAGTGTTGGGCGAATTTCCTGGAATGACATTTGCCCCTCGTTTTTCGCCATCCGGAAACCAGGTCATCATGAGTATGGCTGAGAATGGAAACTCTGATATTTACATCATGGATTTGCGAACACGGGCAATTAAACGTCTGACTAGGCATCCAGGTATTGATACGGCGCCTTCTTTTTCACCTGATGGTACTCAAATCACGTTTGAGTCTGATCGGGGAGGGCGTCAACAATTGTATGTAATGAATTCCGACGGTTCAAATCCCCGCCGGATCAGCTTCGGGCGTGGCAATTATGGCACACCCGTTTGGTCTCCGCGTGGAGACCTGATTGCCTTTACAAAATTAACAGGAGGCAAATTTTCCATCGGAGTGATGAGAACTGACGGCTCACAGGAGCGGATTCTGACAGAAGGTTTTCATAACGAGGGTCCTTCCTGGGCTCCGAATGGGCGTGTTTTGGTCTTTTTCCGTCAGATACCGGGAAAAACTGAAGCCATTCAAGACAAAGTTCGCTTGTGGTCAATCGATTTAACAGGCTATAACGAACAAGAGGTTCTAACACCGAGAGATGGGTCAGATCCGGCGTGGTCGCCCTTGATTCTCGATTAG
- a CDS encoding cell envelope integrity protein TolA — translation MKVSALISAAIHLVIMVLMYAGIPLFQDPDILEETPVIEVEIVDIAEVTNLPKPTPEPEKEKEPEPEPKPEPKPEPAPKPKPAPKPEPEPAPVPKPAPAPEPEPEPLPTPEPEPEPEPEPEPEPVPKVEEKPAEEVAKAIPKPKIKPKPKPTPKAPEKKVAEEKPKKEEKTFDLSRISALLDKKKREAAADPTERTDTKKSQSAERVPNSSSKGADLSLPLSLSEKDAFKQQVQKCWSPPTGSVKAEDLIVQVRINLNRDGSVQGSPQIQKSGGYKTRFEKIAAESAVRAILLCQPYTLPQDKYDRWRVTILNFDPREMFGQ, via the coding sequence ATGAAGGTTTCTGCACTCATATCTGCGGCTATCCATTTGGTTATCATGGTACTGATGTATGCTGGCATTCCGTTATTTCAGGATCCCGATATCTTGGAGGAAACACCGGTTATTGAAGTTGAGATCGTTGATATAGCAGAAGTGACTAATCTTCCTAAGCCAACTCCTGAACCGGAAAAGGAGAAAGAGCCGGAACCCGAGCCAAAGCCAGAACCGAAACCAGAACCAGCTCCAAAACCCAAACCAGCTCCGAAACCAGAGCCAGAACCAGCTCCCGTTCCAAAGCCGGCGCCAGCACCAGAGCCTGAGCCCGAACCCTTGCCAACTCCAGAACCAGAGCCTGAGCCAGAACCTGAACCCGAGCCTGAACCGGTGCCTAAAGTTGAAGAAAAGCCAGCTGAGGAGGTTGCTAAAGCAATTCCAAAGCCAAAGATCAAACCGAAGCCGAAACCAACTCCAAAGGCACCTGAAAAGAAAGTTGCGGAAGAGAAGCCAAAGAAAGAAGAGAAGACGTTTGATCTCAGCCGTATTTCAGCTTTGTTAGACAAGAAAAAGCGTGAGGCGGCAGCTGATCCTACAGAACGAACTGACACAAAAAAGTCTCAATCTGCTGAGAGAGTGCCCAACTCATCCAGTAAGGGGGCAGATTTATCTCTGCCATTGAGCTTGAGTGAAAAAGATGCGTTTAAGCAGCAGGTGCAGAAATGCTGGTCGCCGCCAACTGGAAGTGTAAAAGCAGAGGATCTTATTGTTCAGGTTCGCATCAACCTGAATAGGGACGGTTCTGTTCAGGGAAGTCCGCAAATTCAGAAAAGCGGTGGATATAAGACGCGGTTTGAAAAGATCGCAGCGGAGAGCGCAGTTCGGGCGATACTGTTGTGTCAACCTTACACACTTCCGCAGGATAAGTATGATAGATGGCGTGTTACGATATTGAATTTTGACCCGAGGGAGATGTTTGGACAATGA
- the tolR gene encoding protein TolR, with product MGMNSQYDAFTGKGRKRRHQAMSEINVTPFVDVMLVLLIVFMVTAPLLTVGVPLELPETKSKAIQGNDEPLVISVDQQGRVFLEDLEIGLEGLVDKLAAVTGAKKDQRIFVRGDKDVNYGRVLQVMGEIHDAGYTRVAMVSAGLPKEKSDN from the coding sequence ATGGGAATGAACAGCCAATATGACGCTTTTACAGGCAAGGGTCGGAAGCGTCGTCATCAGGCCATGTCAGAGATTAATGTGACGCCATTTGTTGATGTCATGCTGGTGCTCTTGATTGTGTTCATGGTGACTGCACCACTCTTGACCGTCGGAGTTCCGTTAGAGCTTCCAGAAACGAAATCAAAGGCAATCCAGGGAAATGATGAGCCACTGGTTATTAGTGTAGATCAACAGGGTAGGGTCTTTCTTGAAGACTTGGAAATTGGTCTTGAAGGGCTTGTTGATAAACTGGCTGCGGTCACAGGCGCCAAAAAAGATCAGCGGATTTTCGTTCGGGGAGACAAGGACGTCAATTATGGACGTGTTCTGCAGGTAATGGGTGAGATCCATGATGCAGGATATACGCGAGTCGCAATGGTCTCTGCCGGCTTGCCGAAAGAGAAATCGGACAACTAG
- the tolQ gene encoding protein TolQ has product MGNDVTVGEQLGAISHDLSMFDLFLRADIVVQLVMILLILASFWSWAIIIDKILRFRKVTADADDFEQDFWSGGNLEDLYKRVGQNPDNPLAMLFSTAMREWLRSTEKGFDAHIHTGLQARIHQVMRVAIDREVERLEKYLGFLATVGSTATFIGLFGTVWGIMNSFQAIAATQDTSLAVVAPGIAEALFATALGLVAAIPAVVAYNKFSNDLQHFITRLEGFAGEFSAILSRQLDLG; this is encoded by the coding sequence ATGGGAAATGATGTAACTGTCGGTGAACAGTTGGGGGCCATCAGCCATGACTTGTCGATGTTCGACTTGTTTTTAAGAGCCGATATTGTTGTGCAGCTTGTGATGATTTTGTTGATACTGGCCTCGTTCTGGAGTTGGGCAATTATCATCGACAAAATTTTGCGCTTTAGAAAAGTGACAGCGGATGCCGATGATTTTGAACAGGATTTCTGGTCTGGTGGAAACCTAGAAGATCTTTACAAGCGCGTTGGCCAAAATCCTGATAATCCCCTCGCGATGTTATTTTCAACTGCCATGCGGGAATGGCTTCGATCCACGGAAAAAGGATTTGATGCTCATATTCACACCGGATTACAGGCTCGAATTCATCAGGTCATGAGAGTAGCGATTGACCGAGAAGTTGAGCGCCTCGAGAAATATCTCGGCTTCTTGGCTACGGTTGGGTCGACTGCAACATTTATTGGCCTGTTTGGAACTGTGTGGGGGATTATGAATAGTTTCCAGGCAATTGCAGCAACCCAGGATACAAGCCTTGCCGTTGTGGCTCCCGGCATCGCGGAAGCCCTTTTTGCTACAGCCTTGGGGTTGGTCGCTGCGATCCCAGCTGTGGTTGCTTACAACAAATTTTCAAATGATCTACAGCATTTCATTACGCGGCTTGAAGGGTTTGCAGGAGAATTCTCGGCAATCCTTTCCAGACAACTGGATCTGGGCTGA
- the ybgC gene encoding tol-pal system-associated acyl-CoA thioesterase: protein MSELIGHGQLSRTDDDVTFHLFPVTVYWEDTDAGGIVYHANYLKFTERARSDLLKILQINQQQLMAEEGHTFVVRDCHLEFLKPAVLEDQLVVKTMLSEMKGASLTMTQDVLREGETLIKSKVRIAFLQKSGRPARFSPQIKDKFASVM, encoded by the coding sequence ATGAGTGAGCTCATCGGACACGGTCAGTTGTCTCGAACAGATGACGATGTAACTTTTCATCTGTTTCCTGTTACCGTTTACTGGGAAGATACTGATGCAGGTGGAATTGTGTATCATGCCAATTATTTAAAATTCACAGAGAGAGCTCGTTCAGACCTGCTGAAGATCTTACAGATTAATCAGCAACAATTGATGGCCGAAGAAGGTCACACATTTGTGGTTCGAGATTGTCATCTTGAATTCCTTAAGCCTGCTGTTCTGGAAGACCAATTGGTTGTGAAAACCATGCTGTCGGAGATGAAAGGGGCTTCTCTGACGATGACGCAGGATGTCCTTCGAGAAGGCGAAACCCTCATCAAAAGCAAGGTTCGAATTGCTTTTTTGCAAAAAAGCGGAAGACCTGCCCGGTTTTCGCCTCAAATCAAAGATAAATTCGCCTCGGTAATGTAA
- the ruvB gene encoding Holliday junction branch migration DNA helicase RuvB gives MTTDRLLSANPHETDENEKHLRPQTLDDFIGQRQVRENLSVFIQAAKARGDALDHVMFFGPPGLGKTTLSQIVARELGVNFRATAGPVITKAGDLAALLTNLEENDVLFIDEIHRLSPAVEEILYPAMEDFHLDLIIGEGPAARSVRIDLPPFTLVGATTRSGLITTPLRERFGIPLRMNFYEPDELQLIVSRGAKVLGFSLSEDGAAEIARRSRGTPRVAGRLLRRVRDFAAVEGQSMVTAEQADRALLRLEVDQRGLDAMDRRYLLRIAEDFGGGPVGVETLSAALSEPRDAIEDIIEPYLIQQGLLQRTPRGRLLTKAAFDHLGLFFPKEVSDQFDLIQRSAEDE, from the coding sequence ATGACAACTGATCGACTTCTCAGTGCTAATCCTCATGAAACAGATGAAAACGAAAAACATCTGAGACCTCAAACTCTCGATGACTTTATTGGTCAGCGCCAAGTGCGTGAAAACTTGAGTGTTTTCATTCAGGCTGCAAAAGCGCGCGGGGATGCGCTGGATCATGTGATGTTTTTTGGGCCGCCGGGTCTTGGTAAAACGACACTTTCTCAAATTGTAGCCAGGGAACTTGGTGTTAATTTTCGGGCAACAGCTGGTCCTGTAATCACTAAAGCCGGTGATCTTGCAGCTCTGTTGACAAATCTGGAAGAGAATGACGTCTTATTTATTGATGAAATTCATCGGCTATCTCCAGCCGTAGAGGAAATTCTTTACCCTGCAATGGAAGATTTCCATCTTGATTTAATTATTGGTGAGGGGCCGGCAGCAAGATCTGTCCGGATAGATTTGCCACCCTTCACATTGGTTGGGGCGACGACAAGATCTGGCCTGATTACAACCCCGCTTCGCGAGCGGTTTGGTATCCCACTTCGAATGAATTTCTATGAGCCTGATGAATTGCAGTTGATTGTCTCTAGGGGTGCAAAGGTTTTGGGCTTTAGTTTGAGCGAGGATGGTGCTGCTGAGATTGCGCGGCGTAGCCGGGGTACTCCGCGGGTTGCGGGTCGGTTGCTTCGGCGCGTTCGTGACTTTGCTGCTGTTGAAGGACAGTCAATGGTTACTGCTGAGCAGGCTGATCGGGCACTTTTGAGGTTGGAAGTGGATCAGCGAGGGCTTGATGCCATGGACCGCCGATATCTTTTGCGTATTGCAGAGGATTTTGGTGGTGGTCCGGTGGGAGTTGAAACCTTGTCAGCTGCATTGTCTGAACCTCGCGATGCCATAGAGGATATCATCGAGCCTTATCTTATTCAGCAGGGCCTGTTGCAAAGAACACCCCGCGGCCGGCTTTTGACAAAAGCAGCTTTTGATCATCTGGGCCTCTTTTTCCCCAAGGAAGTTTCCGATCAGTTTGATTTGATCCAGAGGTCGGCTGAGGATGAGTGA